The following are encoded together in the Acidimicrobiia bacterium genome:
- a CDS encoding MFS transporter: MLERAAPERAPGFVLQHMPGRVRRGVRYATRVLGGRLRAETVLVLALVLALDSADRASLGALAPSIKSAFHISNTDIGILASAFSVVGGVATVPVGVLTDRVHRVRLLAGSIMIWSIAMVATGLSVTFLMLFVARLFLGVVTATGGPTIASLTGDLYRPNERGRILSWIRSGELIGAGVGFLLAGGAAALFGWRGVFIVLAVIGLLIARGAYRLPEPERGAQGGAAAADEPAEEGQRGDITGQLVHEEHIEPDEQNVVAGDDKAQRSLWWAIKYVLRVRTNVIVILASSVGDFFFSGLQLFAVEFAVHQYGIGKYSATALVPVVGIGALAGMLASGRVTDRLLADRRLTARIFVSAWSFIIGAIVLVPGFLSHSLLVAMPLFVIGGACLAAPNPPLDAARLDVIDPELWGRAEGVRTLFRIAAQAISPLVFGVLSDTLAGGRADGLQLAFLLMTPTLLANGCILFFALRTYPRDVASAQASAELTRKRRERSRTS, encoded by the coding sequence GTGCTCGAGCGGGCCGCGCCCGAGCGCGCGCCCGGTTTCGTGCTGCAGCACATGCCGGGACGCGTACGCCGCGGCGTACGGTACGCGACCCGCGTGCTCGGTGGCCGGCTGCGTGCCGAGACCGTGCTCGTGCTCGCGCTCGTCCTCGCGCTCGACAGCGCCGACCGCGCGTCACTCGGCGCGCTGGCGCCGAGCATCAAGTCGGCGTTCCACATCTCGAACACGGACATCGGCATCCTCGCGTCGGCGTTCAGCGTCGTCGGCGGTGTCGCGACCGTGCCCGTCGGCGTCCTCACCGACCGCGTCCATCGCGTGCGACTGCTGGCGGGCAGCATCATGATCTGGAGCATCGCCATGGTCGCGACGGGTCTCTCCGTCACGTTCCTGATGCTCTTCGTCGCGCGGCTGTTCCTCGGTGTCGTCACCGCGACCGGCGGGCCGACGATCGCGTCGCTGACGGGCGACCTGTACCGACCCAACGAGCGCGGCCGGATCCTGTCGTGGATCCGCAGCGGTGAGCTGATCGGCGCGGGTGTCGGGTTCCTCCTCGCGGGTGGCGCGGCGGCCCTGTTCGGATGGCGGGGCGTCTTCATCGTCCTCGCCGTCATCGGGCTCCTCATCGCGCGCGGCGCGTACCGGCTGCCCGAGCCCGAGCGCGGCGCGCAGGGAGGTGCCGCGGCGGCGGACGAACCGGCGGAGGAGGGCCAGCGCGGCGACATCACCGGCCAGCTCGTCCACGAGGAGCACATCGAGCCCGACGAGCAGAACGTCGTCGCCGGCGACGACAAGGCGCAGCGGTCGCTGTGGTGGGCGATCAAGTACGTGCTGCGCGTGCGCACGAACGTGATCGTCATCCTCGCGAGCTCCGTCGGTGACTTCTTCTTCTCGGGGCTGCAGCTGTTCGCGGTCGAGTTCGCGGTGCACCAGTACGGCATCGGGAAGTACAGCGCGACCGCGCTCGTGCCGGTCGTCGGGATCGGCGCGCTCGCCGGCATGCTCGCGTCCGGCCGCGTCACCGACCGGCTGCTCGCCGACCGCCGTCTCACGGCGCGCATCTTCGTCAGCGCGTGGAGCTTCATCATCGGCGCGATCGTCCTCGTGCCCGGGTTCCTCAGCCACTCGCTGCTGGTCGCGATGCCGCTGTTCGTGATCGGCGGCGCGTGCCTCGCCGCGCCGAACCCGCCGCTGGACGCGGCCCGCCTCGACGTGATCGACCCCGAGCTGTGGGGACGGGCGGAGGGTGTGCGGACGCTGTTCCGCATCGCGGCGCAGGCGATCTCCCCGCTCGTGTTCGGCGTGCTGTCCGACACGCTCGCCGGCGGGCGCGCCGACGGGCTGCAGCTCGCGTTCCTCCTCATGACGCCGACGCTGCTCGCGAACGGCTGCATCCTGTTCTTCGCGCTGCGGACGTACCCGCGCGACGTCGCGTCCGCCCAGGCTTCGGCGGAGCTGACTCGGAAGCGGCGCGAACGCTCCCGCACCTCCTAG
- a CDS encoding encapsulin-associated ferritin-like protein has protein sequence MASEGYHEPIEWLDQRTIEQHRAVQSVVEELQAVDWYDQRVKATDDEPLKRILAHNRDEEKEHAAMGLEWWRRRDPVLDAALRTYLFTEGDIVAVEREAEAESVAGGGDGRGGSSRGDLGIGSLREEAMR, from the coding sequence GTGGCCAGCGAGGGCTACCACGAGCCGATCGAGTGGCTCGACCAGCGGACGATCGAGCAGCACCGTGCGGTGCAGTCGGTCGTCGAGGAGCTGCAGGCGGTCGACTGGTACGACCAGCGCGTCAAGGCGACCGACGACGAGCCGCTGAAGCGAATCCTCGCCCACAACCGCGACGAGGAGAAGGAGCACGCCGCGATGGGTCTCGAGTGGTGGCGACGCCGCGACCCCGTGCTCGATGCGGCGCTGCGCACGTACCTGTTCACGGAGGGCGACATCGTCGCGGTCGAGCGGGAGGCCGAGGCGGAGAGCGTCGCCGGCGGCGGCGACGGACGGGGCGGGTCGAGCCGCGGCGACCTCGGTATCGGCAGCCTGCGCGAGGAGGCAATGCGATGA
- a CDS encoding DegV family protein has product MSPVSIVTDSAAALPPELVDQYRITVVPMWLDLGERHVHDDELSIEEVLRYDEVSTSGPTPGEFAEAIRGRMSDDGVLVLTIAATMSSTFGAAQTGAETVDGRVAVLDTSTAAGAQGLVVLAAARAADAGGTLDDVERAAAKAIEGVRLVAMVSDLDHLVRSGRVPEVAGWAGRRLGIRPLFEFRDGKPHRLRPAFSVDAAKDRMVALLRRSAVPDAKLHVAALHAQAPEEARELLGRVEAEQSPATSFVGRFGSVMVAHTGPGLAGLAWWWER; this is encoded by the coding sequence GTGAGTCCCGTCTCGATCGTGACCGACAGCGCGGCGGCGCTGCCTCCCGAGCTCGTCGACCAGTACCGCATCACGGTCGTCCCGATGTGGCTCGACCTCGGCGAGCGTCACGTCCACGACGACGAGCTGTCGATCGAGGAGGTCCTCCGCTACGACGAGGTCTCGACGTCGGGCCCGACGCCGGGCGAGTTCGCGGAGGCGATTCGGGGCCGCATGTCCGACGACGGCGTGCTCGTGCTCACGATCGCGGCCACGATGAGCTCGACGTTCGGCGCCGCGCAGACGGGCGCGGAGACGGTCGACGGGCGGGTCGCGGTCCTCGACACGTCGACCGCCGCCGGCGCGCAGGGGCTCGTCGTGCTGGCCGCGGCCCGGGCGGCGGACGCGGGCGGGACGCTCGACGACGTGGAGCGCGCCGCGGCGAAGGCGATCGAGGGCGTCCGGCTCGTCGCCATGGTCTCGGACCTCGACCATCTCGTCCGTAGCGGCCGCGTCCCCGAGGTGGCGGGCTGGGCGGGGCGGCGGCTCGGGATCCGGCCGCTGTTCGAGTTCCGCGACGGCAAGCCGCACCGGCTGCGCCCCGCGTTCAGCGTCGACGCCGCCAAGGACCGCATGGTCGCGCTGCTCCGTCGCTCCGCCGTGCCCGACGCCAAGCTCCACGTCGCCGCGCTGCACGCGCAGGCGCCCGAGGAGGCACGCGAGCTGCTCGGCCGGGTCGAGGCGGAGCAGTCACCGGCGACGTCGTTCGTCGGGCGGTTCGGCTCCGTGATGGTCGCCCACACCGGCCCGGGGCTCGCGGGCCTCGCCTGGTGGTGGGAGCGCTGA
- a CDS encoding family 1 encapsulin nanocompartment shell protein yields the protein MNHLMRELAPISDPAWDAIDEEASRALKHYLSARRLIDFSGPHGWEHSATSLGRVERVADAPGEGVEARARLVRPLVELRTPFTLSRDELDAIDRGALGPDLDAVTDAARRSALAEDKAVFHGWAAGGIEGIVEASPHEPLPISDEYDDYPGTVARAIARLRDAGVEGPFAIALGPRCYTGILETTHHGGYPVLDHIRLILSGPIVWAPAVDGAVVVSQRGGDFEIVCGEDFSIGYLSHDATSVQLYVEESMTLRIAGPEAAIRLHYPS from the coding sequence ATGAACCACCTGATGCGCGAGCTCGCGCCGATCTCGGATCCGGCCTGGGACGCGATCGACGAGGAGGCGTCGCGCGCGCTGAAGCACTACCTGAGCGCGCGCCGCCTGATCGACTTCTCGGGCCCGCACGGCTGGGAGCACTCCGCCACGAGCCTGGGGCGCGTCGAGCGCGTGGCCGACGCGCCGGGAGAGGGCGTCGAGGCGCGCGCGCGTCTCGTCCGGCCCCTCGTCGAGTTGCGCACGCCGTTCACGCTGAGCCGTGACGAGCTCGACGCGATCGACCGCGGCGCGCTCGGGCCCGACCTCGACGCGGTGACGGACGCGGCGCGCCGGTCCGCGCTCGCGGAGGACAAGGCCGTGTTCCACGGTTGGGCGGCCGGCGGGATCGAGGGGATCGTCGAGGCGTCGCCGCACGAGCCGCTCCCGATCAGCGACGAGTACGACGACTATCCGGGGACCGTGGCGCGCGCGATCGCGCGGCTTCGCGACGCCGGCGTGGAGGGCCCCTTCGCGATCGCGCTCGGGCCGCGCTGCTACACCGGGATCCTCGAGACGACGCACCACGGGGGCTACCCGGTGCTCGACCACATCCGGCTGATCCTCTCGGGCCCGATCGTCTGGGCACCGGCGGTCGACGGCGCGGTCGTCGTCAGCCAGCGGGGCGGCGACTTCGAGATCGTGTGCGGCGAGGACTTCTCGATCGGCTACCTGTCGCACGACGCGACCTCGGTGCAGCTCTACGTCGAGGAGAGCATGACGTTGCGCATCGCCGGCCCCGAGGCGGCCATACGGCTGCACTACCCGTCCTGA
- a CDS encoding glycerol-3-phosphate acyltransferase gives MNAALVLVIALLAGAIPFSAIVAWGTKRVDLRDYGTGTVSGTGLFKVAGAGPLVVAGILDVGKGALGPALAGHGRPELAAVAGGMALVGHNWSPFLRGAGGRGFAPSLGALCVLGWPGAVLLLVALIVGTTLRKTGLMVFLAMAALTPLLGGLYGVHGVWTGLALAVPMYAKRLAGNRPPEHRDARTYGRRLLFDHDGPESSAEPTTQPPPASSPRGGAGGTTQPCAGDPVAGGYRAASAPVDPPRPGGGGHAGRREPSA, from the coding sequence ATGAACGCCGCGCTCGTCCTCGTGATCGCGTTGCTCGCCGGCGCGATCCCCTTCTCGGCGATCGTGGCGTGGGGCACGAAGCGTGTCGATCTTCGCGACTACGGCACCGGCACCGTGTCCGGCACCGGGTTGTTCAAGGTCGCGGGCGCCGGGCCGCTCGTGGTCGCCGGGATCCTGGACGTCGGGAAGGGCGCGCTCGGTCCGGCCCTCGCGGGCCACGGCCGTCCCGAGCTTGCCGCGGTCGCGGGCGGCATGGCCCTCGTCGGTCACAACTGGTCGCCGTTCCTCCGCGGCGCGGGCGGCCGTGGCTTCGCGCCGTCGCTCGGCGCGCTCTGCGTCCTGGGGTGGCCGGGCGCGGTGCTGCTGCTCGTCGCGCTGATCGTCGGCACCACGTTGCGCAAGACCGGCCTGATGGTGTTCCTCGCGATGGCCGCGCTCACGCCGTTGCTCGGCGGTCTGTACGGCGTTCACGGGGTGTGGACGGGTCTCGCGCTCGCCGTCCCGATGTACGCCAAGCGGCTCGCGGGCAACCGTCCCCCCGAGCACCGGGACGCGCGCACGTACGGGCGCCGGCTGCTGTTCGACCACGACGGCCCCGAGTCGAGCGCGGAGCCGACGACGCAACCGCCGCCGGCGTCGTCCCCCCGTGGCGGGGCCGGCGGGACGACGCAGCCGTGCGCCGGTGACCCCGTCGCGGGCGGGTACCGTGCTGCGAGCGCCCCGGTCGACCCGCCCCGGCCCGGTGGCGGCGGACACGCGGGGCGGAGGGAGCCTTCGGCGTGA
- a CDS encoding DUF6457 domain-containing protein — MDDREWIDRFAAALGVEPPTSEEVDGLLALAGVAAHASARTAAPISCWVAARAGVPVAEARRVAASIAGEHDDAPGGA, encoded by the coding sequence ATGGACGACCGTGAGTGGATCGACCGCTTCGCCGCCGCGCTCGGCGTCGAGCCGCCCACGTCCGAGGAGGTCGACGGGCTGCTCGCGCTCGCGGGCGTCGCCGCGCACGCGTCGGCGAGGACGGCGGCACCGATCTCGTGCTGGGTCGCCGCGCGCGCCGGTGTCCCGGTCGCGGAGGCCCGCCGCGTCGCGGCGTCAATCGCGGGCGAGCACGACGACGCGCCCGGGGGCGCGTGA